The proteins below come from a single Oerskovia jenensis genomic window:
- a CDS encoding ABC transporter substrate-binding protein produces MRRLNAVLPVAAVSTALLLAGCSADDSSNDAGSAGSTPTCEPGALPTHTDGKLTVAAGEAYSPWYIGEHDSGEGFESALVYEVADRLGYAADDVEWELVTFEQIVSPSIKEFDFAAWQTSVSDERRKAVDFSSPYLTTRQGVIVQEAGPYASATTLDELKDLRIGVTAAQTSLTLAKAAFGDDANIVPFNGAGDGMTALQSGTIDVMVMDVDQGVAASTEYFPDSVVIGTLPDQGTVEQYGLVLDLGSVLTDCVSAAVDSLEEDGTLAELRTTWLKSDDIPELG; encoded by the coding sequence ATGCGCCGCCTGAACGCCGTGCTGCCCGTCGCAGCCGTCTCGACCGCCCTGCTCCTCGCGGGCTGCTCCGCCGACGACTCCTCGAACGACGCCGGATCGGCCGGCTCGACGCCCACGTGCGAGCCGGGCGCGCTGCCCACGCACACCGACGGCAAGCTCACGGTCGCCGCGGGCGAGGCGTACTCGCCCTGGTACATCGGTGAGCACGACAGCGGCGAGGGCTTCGAGTCCGCGCTCGTCTACGAGGTCGCCGACCGGCTCGGGTACGCCGCGGACGACGTCGAGTGGGAGCTCGTGACGTTCGAGCAGATCGTCAGCCCCAGCATCAAGGAGTTCGACTTCGCGGCCTGGCAGACGTCCGTCTCGGACGAGCGCCGCAAGGCCGTCGACTTCTCGAGCCCCTACCTCACGACGCGCCAGGGCGTGATCGTGCAGGAGGCCGGCCCGTACGCCTCGGCCACGACGCTCGACGAGCTCAAGGACCTGCGCATCGGCGTCACGGCCGCCCAGACGAGCCTCACGCTCGCGAAGGCCGCGTTCGGCGACGACGCGAACATCGTCCCGTTCAACGGTGCGGGCGACGGCATGACGGCCCTGCAGTCGGGCACGATCGACGTCATGGTCATGGACGTCGACCAGGGCGTCGCGGCCTCGACCGAGTACTTCCCCGACTCCGTCGTCATCGGCACCCTGCCGGACCAGGGCACGGTCGAGCAGTACGGCCTGGTCCTGGACCTGGGCTCGGTGCTCACCGACTGCGTCTCGGCCGCGGTCGACTCGCTCGAGGAGGACGGCACGCTCGCCGAGCTGCGCACCACGTGGCTCAAGTCGGACGACATCCCCGAGCTGGGCTGA
- a CDS encoding molybdenum cofactor biosynthesis protein MoaE: protein MLDDAVVRSVEGAVSSRECGAVVTFRGVVRDVDGGRDVTGLDYEAHPDATQVLRRCCAAVSAETGLRVAAVHRYGVLTIGDVALVASVASGHRAEAFAVCSLLVERIKAEVPIWKRQHFTDGDSEWVGL from the coding sequence GTGCTCGACGACGCCGTGGTGCGGTCCGTGGAGGGGGCGGTGTCCTCGCGAGAGTGCGGCGCCGTCGTGACCTTCCGCGGGGTCGTGCGTGACGTCGACGGCGGGCGCGACGTCACGGGCCTCGACTACGAGGCGCACCCCGACGCGACCCAGGTGCTCCGGCGCTGCTGCGCTGCGGTGTCCGCCGAGACGGGACTGCGCGTCGCGGCGGTCCACCGGTACGGCGTGCTGACGATCGGGGACGTGGCGCTCGTCGCGAGCGTCGCCTCGGGACACCGGGCCGAGGCGTTCGCGGTGTGCTCGCTGCTCGTCGAGCGCATCAAGGCCGAGGTGCCGATCTGGAAGCGGCAGCACTTCACCGACGGCGACTCGGAGTGGGTCGGGCTGTAG
- a CDS encoding molybdopterin molybdotransferase MoeA produces the protein MTAEQAVPNAEARSGPTAPPTAAPTAPGAQHQQAATARRVSVEQHRREVEALLGPALADRRVEHVALVDALDRVLAADLLAPVDLPAFRSSQMDGYAVRSADVAGASDGSPVVLPVVAEIPAGPGTPAVLAPGTAARIMTGAVVPEGSDAVVPVEDTDAVRFGAPATGAVRGSVGTEVGVLAPRGTGEFVRDVGTDVRGGGPVLAAGTLLGPQHLAAAASCGVPALDVRARVRVAVVSTGTEVVEPGQVAAIGQVYDANLHGLAAAARRAGADVVLTGRTGDDPRDLAALLARAAEEADVVLTSGGVSQGAYEVVKDTLGEDVVFRSVAMQPGGPQGFGTRHGTPVLTFPGNPVSAQVSFAVFARPALERAAGRPEREVEWRRLAGAIDSPPAKAQMLRGRLGPGGTVEVVGGAGSHLVATMAAADVLIEVPEGVARVEEGESVRVVRL, from the coding sequence GTGACGGCAGAGCAGGCAGTGCCGAACGCAGAGGCGAGGAGCGGCCCGACGGCGCCGCCCACCGCCGCGCCGACCGCACCCGGGGCGCAGCACCAGCAGGCAGCGACGGCCCGCCGCGTGAGCGTCGAGCAGCACCGCCGCGAGGTCGAGGCGCTGCTCGGTCCGGCGCTCGCGGACAGGCGCGTCGAGCACGTGGCGCTGGTCGACGCGCTCGACCGGGTGCTCGCGGCGGACCTGCTCGCGCCGGTCGACCTGCCCGCGTTCCGCAGCTCGCAGATGGACGGCTACGCGGTGCGGTCGGCGGACGTCGCCGGGGCCTCGGACGGGTCGCCCGTGGTGCTGCCCGTCGTGGCCGAGATCCCCGCGGGCCCCGGCACGCCGGCGGTGCTCGCCCCAGGGACGGCGGCCCGGATCATGACGGGCGCCGTCGTGCCCGAGGGGAGCGACGCCGTCGTGCCCGTGGAGGACACCGACGCCGTCCGCTTCGGTGCGCCCGCGACCGGTGCCGTGCGCGGGTCGGTCGGGACGGAGGTCGGGGTGCTGGCGCCGCGTGGCACGGGGGAGTTCGTGCGGGACGTCGGGACGGACGTGCGCGGCGGTGGGCCGGTGCTGGCGGCCGGGACGCTGCTCGGGCCGCAGCACCTGGCCGCCGCCGCGTCGTGCGGTGTGCCTGCGCTGGACGTCCGGGCGCGCGTGCGGGTCGCGGTGGTCTCGACCGGCACGGAGGTCGTCGAGCCCGGCCAGGTCGCCGCCATCGGTCAGGTCTACGACGCGAACCTGCACGGGCTCGCGGCGGCCGCCCGCCGGGCCGGGGCCGACGTCGTGCTCACCGGACGGACGGGCGACGACCCGCGCGACCTGGCGGCCCTGCTGGCTCGGGCCGCCGAGGAGGCCGACGTGGTGCTCACGTCGGGTGGAGTGAGCCAGGGTGCCTACGAGGTCGTCAAGGACACCCTGGGGGAGGACGTCGTGTTCCGGTCGGTCGCGATGCAGCCCGGTGGGCCGCAAGGGTTCGGGACCCGTCACGGCACCCCGGTCCTCACCTTCCCCGGGAACCCCGTGAGCGCCCAGGTCTCGTTCGCGGTCTTCGCGCGGCCGGCCCTCGAACGTGCCGCGGGACGGCCCGAGCGTGAGGTCGAGTGGCGCCGCCTGGCCGGTGCGATCGACTCTCCGCCCGCCAAGGCCCAGATGCTCCGTGGACGGCTGGGGCCCGGTGGCACGGTCGAGGTCGTGGGCGGCGCGGGGTCGCACCTCGTGGCGACCATGGCGGCCGCCGACGTGCTGATCGAGGTGCCCGAGGGCGTGGCCAGGGTCGAGGAGGGCGAGAGCGTGCGGGTGGTGCGGCTGTGA
- a CDS encoding DsbA family protein, with the protein MTSPAERPDPTTRPGAELVPPDAHVFGDPDAPVTIVEFGDFECPYCHDAAPVLRTVVEESGGQVRLVFRHFPLFEVHPYALTAALAAEAAGAQGRFWDMHDLLFAHQDRLDDVGLAHWAQKLGLDGASVVGDAAQQHGDVVERDYLAGGALGVRGTPTVYVDGERYRGRVTEDGVRAAVAAALADAGRAAGSATGQGA; encoded by the coding sequence ATGACCTCGCCCGCAGAACGTCCTGATCCGACGACCCGCCCCGGAGCAGAGCTCGTCCCGCCCGACGCGCACGTCTTCGGTGACCCCGACGCCCCCGTGACGATCGTCGAGTTCGGCGACTTCGAGTGCCCCTACTGCCACGACGCGGCCCCCGTCCTGCGGACGGTCGTCGAGGAGTCCGGCGGCCAGGTCCGGCTCGTCTTCCGCCACTTCCCGCTGTTCGAGGTCCACCCCTACGCGCTCACGGCGGCGCTCGCGGCCGAGGCAGCCGGTGCGCAGGGCAGGTTCTGGGACATGCACGACCTCCTGTTCGCGCACCAGGACCGGCTCGACGACGTTGGGCTCGCGCACTGGGCGCAGAAGCTGGGGCTGGACGGCGCGAGCGTCGTCGGCGACGCGGCCCAGCAGCACGGTGACGTGGTCGAGCGCGACTACCTGGCGGGGGGCGCGCTGGGAGTGCGCGGGACCCCGACGGTGTACGTCGACGGCGAGCGGTACCGCGGCCGGGTCACCGAGGACGGCGTCCGGGCGGCGGTCGCCGCCGCGCTCGCGGACGCGGGACGGGCGGCGGGTTCGGCGACCGGTCAGGGCGCCTGA
- a CDS encoding acylphosphatase, which produces MAVGVAGTDEQATGDRTTGEEVAAHAAEAHDAAPARPEEAGFRAIVHGHVQGVGFRWATTRQAAALGLACDAQNLPDGTVLVTARGEAAAVATLRDWLRGGRTPGEVTRIDEDPV; this is translated from the coding sequence GTGGCAGTAGGCGTGGCGGGCACCGACGAGCAGGCCACGGGTGACCGGACCACGGGCGAGGAGGTGGCCGCCCACGCAGCGGAAGCACACGACGCGGCACCCGCCCGACCCGAGGAGGCCGGGTTCCGCGCGATCGTGCACGGGCACGTCCAGGGCGTCGGCTTCCGGTGGGCGACGACCCGCCAGGCCGCCGCGCTGGGGCTGGCGTGCGACGCGCAGAACCTTCCCGACGGGACCGTGCTCGTGACGGCGCGCGGCGAGGCCGCTGCCGTCGCGACGCTGCGGGACTGGCTCCGCGGCGGCCGGACGCCCGGAGAGGTGACGCGCATCGACGAGGACCCGGTGTGA
- a CDS encoding dsRBD fold-containing protein encodes MLAAVGDRIIRASGVVGGAVRDGMVVEVQHEDGSPPYLVEWADTGERTLVYPGPDTMVRAPVEGAEAHEVAVPVHAKSWHVQVSLVESEGRTTAEAILVGDVPSELHAVGRARKDPGDVEIEAIGDHVAAARALRALADRLLGIAETEIEGSTGVPAHVHH; translated from the coding sequence ATGTTGGCAGCGGTCGGAGACAGGATCATCCGGGCCTCGGGGGTCGTCGGCGGTGCGGTCCGCGACGGCATGGTCGTCGAGGTCCAGCACGAGGACGGCTCACCGCCCTACCTGGTCGAGTGGGCCGACACGGGCGAACGGACGCTCGTCTACCCGGGCCCCGACACCATGGTCCGCGCCCCCGTCGAGGGCGCCGAGGCGCACGAGGTCGCCGTCCCGGTGCACGCGAAGTCCTGGCACGTCCAGGTGAGCCTCGTCGAGAGCGAAGGACGCACGACGGCGGAGGCCATCCTGGTCGGCGACGTCCCGTCCGAGCTCCACGCCGTGGGCAGGGCCCGCAAGGACCCCGGGGACGTCGAGATCGAGGCCATCGGCGACCACGTCGCCGCGGCCCGCGCGCTGCGCGCGCTCGCGGACCGGTTGCTCGGCATCGCGGAGACGGAGATCGAGGGGTCGACGGGAGTACCCGCGCACGTGCACCACTGA
- the nhaA gene encoding Na+/H+ antiporter NhaA produces the protein MTSTPPVPPAQPGGRPLLPTLDQRPGPPLRFPVRPVAPAVRQFLATEAGGAVLLLAATVIALVWANSAWSAAYDDLWATTAGIHLGDWSLDMDLHHWVNDAAMAVFFLVIGLEINREVTSGELRNRRTVAVPALGALGGLLVPALVYLAFNAGTDAQHGWGVVMSTDTAFLVGVLALFGPRCPDRLRLFLLTLAVVDDIGAITVMAVFYNDGVWLPGLAIAGALVAGMLVMRWLGVWRLAPYVGVGIALWLAVYASGVHATLAGVLVGLLVPSRRARPDQVDDVPGYAQRLREETTAEREHLTELAARAAVPASDRLQRVLHPWSAYVVVPVFGLANAGVQLDAESLSAAMTSRLTIGVAVALVVGNAVGIFGASALALRLNLGDLPGRVRYSHLLGGAMLAGIGFTISLFIAELAFDDEALIEQAKIGILAGSLVAAVAGSVTLRILGERLPLCSPESPGPPPGLPPRPWRAPEAIEDGGV, from the coding sequence GTGACGTCCACTCCCCCGGTCCCGCCGGCGCAGCCCGGCGGGCGTCCGCTCCTCCCGACGCTCGACCAGCGACCGGGACCACCGCTGCGCTTCCCCGTGAGACCGGTCGCGCCCGCGGTCCGGCAGTTCCTCGCGACCGAGGCGGGCGGCGCGGTCCTGCTGCTCGCCGCGACGGTGATCGCGCTCGTCTGGGCGAACTCGGCGTGGTCGGCCGCGTACGACGACCTGTGGGCCACCACGGCCGGGATCCACCTGGGCGACTGGTCGCTCGACATGGACCTGCACCACTGGGTCAACGACGCCGCGATGGCCGTCTTCTTCCTCGTGATCGGGCTCGAGATCAACCGTGAGGTCACGAGCGGCGAGCTCCGCAACCGGCGGACCGTCGCGGTGCCCGCGCTCGGCGCGCTGGGCGGGCTGCTCGTCCCCGCGCTCGTCTATCTCGCGTTCAACGCGGGCACCGACGCGCAGCACGGCTGGGGCGTGGTCATGTCGACCGACACGGCGTTCCTCGTGGGGGTCCTCGCGCTGTTCGGCCCGCGCTGCCCCGACCGGCTGCGGCTGTTCCTGCTGACCCTCGCGGTCGTCGACGACATCGGCGCCATCACGGTCATGGCCGTCTTCTACAACGACGGTGTGTGGCTGCCCGGCCTCGCGATCGCGGGCGCCCTCGTCGCGGGCATGCTCGTGATGCGCTGGCTCGGGGTCTGGCGCCTCGCGCCCTACGTGGGCGTGGGCATCGCGCTGTGGCTCGCGGTGTACGCCTCGGGCGTCCACGCGACGCTCGCGGGCGTCCTGGTCGGGCTGCTCGTCCCCTCGCGCCGGGCCCGCCCGGACCAGGTCGACGACGTCCCGGGGTACGCCCAGCGCCTGCGTGAGGAGACGACGGCGGAGCGCGAGCACCTGACCGAGCTCGCCGCACGCGCGGCCGTGCCCGCGAGCGACCGGCTCCAGCGCGTCCTGCACCCGTGGAGCGCCTACGTCGTGGTGCCCGTGTTCGGGCTGGCGAACGCGGGCGTGCAGCTCGACGCCGAGTCGCTGTCGGCCGCGATGACGTCGCGGCTGACGATCGGGGTCGCGGTCGCGCTCGTGGTGGGCAACGCCGTCGGGATCTTCGGTGCCTCGGCCCTGGCCCTGCGGCTGAACCTGGGCGACCTGCCCGGCCGGGTGCGCTACTCGCACCTGCTGGGCGGCGCGATGCTCGCGGGGATCGGGTTCACCATCTCGTTGTTCATCGCCGAGCTCGCGTTCGACGACGAGGCGCTCATCGAGCAGGCAAAGATCGGGATCCTCGCGGGGTCGCTCGTCGCGGCCGTCGCCGGGTCCGTGACGCTGCGCATCCTGGGCGAACGCCTGCCCCTGTGCTCGCCCGAGTCCCCCGGGCCGCCGCCCGGGCTGCCACCCCGGCCGTGGCGCGCACCCGAGGCGATCGAGGACGGCGGGGTGTAG
- a CDS encoding DUF2235 domain-containing protein, translating to MKRLVLCCDGTWNSPVRASVSNIEKIARSVHTGIGPDGVQQMVFSVEGVGARGYRVDALLGGAFGYGLTRNVVASYRDLALNYEPDDEVYVFGFSRGAYTARSVAGMIASVGLLTADALADRGAGNLLADAESLYRDHSPGRRARVSQFREKYCYPQVPITFLGVFDTVGALGVPGITRRKSRFHDVRLSSMVQCARQALAIDERRLTFEPCLWDVPADDDRPGGVKQVWFPGAHSDVGGGNASPGLSDVALLWMMGEAAACGLTFYPDRVLAQLGDDSELVGSFTPRTVYRLLNTAKRWKHRPRFRGTRRLLAGVPLAAGYVDDVRISDFALALSADPTSTYAEHAVNIAWWKEAAGGDLAVEPVPTLTDVPRRLVLT from the coding sequence ATGAAGCGCCTGGTGCTCTGCTGCGACGGCACGTGGAACTCGCCCGTCCGCGCGAGCGTGTCGAACATCGAGAAGATCGCCCGGTCGGTCCACACGGGGATCGGGCCCGACGGGGTCCAGCAGATGGTGTTCTCGGTCGAGGGCGTCGGTGCCCGGGGCTACCGGGTCGACGCGCTGCTGGGCGGGGCGTTCGGCTACGGGCTCACCCGGAACGTCGTCGCGAGCTACCGCGACCTCGCACTGAACTACGAGCCCGACGACGAGGTCTACGTCTTCGGGTTCAGCCGCGGTGCGTACACGGCCCGCAGCGTCGCCGGGATGATCGCGAGCGTCGGCCTGCTCACCGCGGACGCCCTCGCCGACCGCGGCGCGGGCAACCTGCTGGCGGACGCCGAGTCGCTGTATCGCGACCACTCGCCCGGCAGGCGTGCCCGGGTCTCGCAGTTCCGCGAGAAGTACTGCTACCCCCAGGTGCCCATCACGTTCCTCGGGGTCTTCGACACGGTCGGTGCCCTCGGTGTCCCGGGGATCACCCGCCGCAAGAGCCGGTTCCACGACGTGCGCCTGTCGAGCATGGTGCAGTGCGCGCGTCAGGCGCTGGCCATCGACGAACGGCGGCTCACGTTCGAGCCGTGCCTGTGGGACGTCCCGGCCGACGACGACCGGCCGGGCGGCGTCAAGCAGGTCTGGTTCCCGGGCGCGCACAGCGACGTGGGTGGTGGGAACGCCTCGCCCGGGCTGTCCGACGTCGCGCTCCTGTGGATGATGGGCGAGGCCGCGGCGTGCGGGCTCACGTTCTACCCCGACCGGGTCCTCGCGCAGCTCGGCGACGACTCCGAGCTCGTCGGCAGCTTCACGCCACGGACGGTGTACCGCCTGCTCAACACCGCCAAGCGATGGAAGCACCGCCCCCGGTTCAGGGGGACCCGCCGACTGCTCGCCGGCGTCCCCCTCGCGGCGGGCTACGTCGACGACGTGCGGATCTCCGACTTCGCCCTCGCGCTCAGCGCCGACCCCACGTCCACCTACGCGGAGCACGCCGTGAACATCGCCTGGTGGAAGGAGGCGGCGGGCGGCGACCTCGCCGTCGAGCCCGTGCCGACGCTCACGGACGTCCCCCGGCGGCTCGTGCTGACCTGA
- a CDS encoding DUF1761 domain-containing protein gives MAWLDAIGDLNWWAVLVATLSTFVVGFLFYSTGALGWQWASLVGLTEEEMNSSAGAGPRFAATGVASLLTAILLGALILATGLDGLWEGLLFGAVVGVVFRAGAHVIHNGFARLPARLTLIDGLHDVVALAVMGAILGLWQ, from the coding sequence ATGGCATGGCTGGACGCGATCGGAGACCTCAACTGGTGGGCCGTGCTCGTGGCCACGCTCTCGACGTTCGTCGTCGGGTTCCTGTTCTACTCGACCGGGGCGCTGGGCTGGCAGTGGGCGAGCCTCGTCGGGCTGACCGAGGAGGAGATGAACAGCAGCGCGGGCGCCGGACCGCGGTTCGCCGCCACGGGCGTCGCCTCGCTCCTCACGGCGATCCTGCTGGGGGCGCTGATCCTCGCGACCGGCCTCGACGGGCTGTGGGAAGGACTGCTGTTCGGCGCGGTGGTCGGCGTGGTGTTCCGCGCCGGGGCCCACGTGATCCACAACGGGTTCGCGCGCCTGCCCGCGCGGCTGACCCTGATCGACGGCTTGCACGACGTGGTCGCGCTCGCGGTCATGGGCGCGATCCTGGGGCTGTGGCAGTAG
- a CDS encoding amino acid ABC transporter permease yields MSGGASGVAPPEDSKPDGGAHPGTAAWTPSPLAVARDSYRRARRRRAAWVSTVSTVVVVAVLYVVVTTAPGWERTRDAFFSPASAWDSLPAIAEGLWLNLRVWVVASVVGMVLGMTLAVIRTSRIPALFPLRAFAVAYVDVFRGVPLLLVLLLVGFGLPALRLEWLPTSGAFLGALAIILTYTAYLAEVFRAGIESVHPSQVSAARSLGLTRAQTTRTVVLPQAVRHVTAPLASNLVSLQKDSGLISILGAVDAIRAAQIAASGSYNFTPYVVAGVLFLLVSIPLTRVVDVYSARQGWRGSLATVSGAGAIR; encoded by the coding sequence GTGAGCGGGGGCGCGTCGGGCGTCGCACCGCCCGAGGACAGCAAGCCCGACGGCGGCGCTCACCCCGGGACCGCAGCCTGGACCCCGTCCCCGCTCGCGGTGGCGAGGGACTCCTATCGGCGCGCGCGGCGCCGTCGGGCAGCGTGGGTGTCCACGGTCTCGACCGTGGTCGTGGTCGCGGTCCTGTACGTCGTGGTGACCACGGCCCCCGGGTGGGAGCGCACGCGCGACGCGTTCTTCTCCCCGGCCAGCGCGTGGGACTCGCTGCCCGCGATCGCCGAGGGGCTGTGGCTCAACCTGCGGGTGTGGGTCGTGGCGTCGGTCGTCGGGATGGTGCTGGGGATGACGCTCGCCGTGATCCGCACGAGCCGCATCCCGGCGCTGTTCCCGCTGCGCGCGTTCGCGGTCGCGTACGTCGACGTGTTCCGCGGGGTGCCGCTGCTGCTCGTGCTGCTGCTCGTCGGGTTCGGGCTGCCGGCGCTGCGCCTCGAGTGGCTCCCGACGTCGGGGGCGTTCCTCGGCGCGCTCGCGATCATCCTCACCTACACCGCGTACCTCGCCGAGGTGTTCCGCGCCGGGATCGAGTCGGTGCACCCGTCCCAGGTCTCGGCCGCACGCTCGCTCGGGCTGACCCGCGCGCAGACGACCCGCACGGTCGTGCTGCCGCAGGCCGTGCGCCACGTGACCGCGCCGCTCGCGAGCAACCTCGTCTCGCTCCAGAAGGACTCGGGGCTCATCTCGATCCTGGGCGCCGTGGACGCGATCCGGGCCGCGCAGATCGCGGCGTCGGGCAGCTACAACTTCACGCCCTACGTCGTGGCGGGCGTCCTGTTCCTGCTCGTCTCGATCCCGCTCACGCGCGTCGTCGACGTCTACTCGGCGCGCCAGGGCTGGCGCGGGTCGCTCGCGACCGTGAGCGGGGCGGGGGCCATCCGATGA
- a CDS encoding amino acid ABC transporter ATP-binding protein yields MSHLLSLRGIRKTYGERLVLDGIDLDVDEHRCVVLVGASGSGKSTLLRVVNLLEEIDDGEILLDGQDVADPRLDANAVRARMGLVFQSYNLFPHMKVIDNVTLAPRLVHKRGRAEAEAAAEVMLRRVGLAHRMTAYPDQLSGGEQQRAAIARALVSSPELLLLDEVTSALDPELVGEVLDLLADLRAEGVTMLVATHEMGFAREVADEVCFLHQGRVHERGTPEQVLGDPQRGRTREFLRRLR; encoded by the coding sequence ATGAGCCACCTGCTGTCCCTGCGCGGGATCCGCAAGACGTACGGCGAGCGCCTCGTGCTCGACGGGATCGACCTCGACGTCGACGAGCACCGCTGCGTCGTGCTCGTCGGGGCGTCCGGGTCGGGCAAGTCGACGCTGCTGCGCGTCGTGAACCTCCTGGAGGAGATCGATGACGGCGAGATCCTGCTCGACGGGCAGGACGTCGCCGACCCGCGCCTCGACGCGAACGCCGTCCGGGCGCGCATGGGCCTGGTCTTCCAGTCGTACAACCTGTTCCCGCACATGAAGGTCATCGACAACGTGACCCTCGCCCCGCGCCTCGTGCACAAGCGGGGTCGCGCCGAGGCGGAGGCCGCGGCCGAGGTCATGCTGCGCCGCGTCGGGCTCGCGCACCGCATGACGGCCTACCCCGACCAGCTCAGCGGCGGGGAGCAGCAGCGCGCGGCGATCGCGCGGGCGCTCGTGTCCTCGCCCGAGCTCCTGCTGCTCGACGAGGTCACCTCGGCGCTCGACCCCGAGCTCGTGGGCGAGGTCCTGGACCTGCTCGCGGACCTGCGCGCCGAGGGTGTGACCATGCTCGTCGCGACCCACGAGATGGGCTTCGCGCGCGAGGTCGCCGACGAGGTCTGCTTCCTGCACCAGGGCCGTGTGCACGAGCGCGGCACGCCCGAGCAGGTCCTGGGCGACCCGCAGCGCGGACGGACCCGGGAGTTCCTGCGCCGGTTGCGCTGA
- a CDS encoding MFS transporter — MARTAERATGIVLLTLASGQFVMTLDSSVMNVSIAQVAQDVGTTVTGIQTAITLYTLVMATLMIPGGKVGGLIGRRRAFVLGCIIYACGSFTTALAPNLGVLILGWSVLEGIGAALIMPAIVALVASNFAAPDRPRAYGLVASAGAIAVAAGPLVGGLVTTYWTWRYVFVGEVVIVAVILLLTRRIADAPLGPRFRLDLVGAALSAVGLGIAVFGVLRSGEWGWVQTRPGGPSWLGLSPTIWLILAGMLIVRLFFAWEHRVVAAGKEPLVRPDMLRNAQLNGGLTMFFFQFMLQAGLFFTVPLYLSVALGLSALDTGIRLLPLSVTLLLAAVGIPRFFPRASPRTVVRWGVAALLAGIVSLLAGLEVGAGPEVVTVPLALAGLGVGALASQLGAVTVSAVPDEESGDVGGLQNTLTNLGASLGTALAGSVLIAGLTATFLTGVANNPAVRTEIAATAQVELAGGVPFISDAQVEEALTSAGLPPEEVTALTEENETARITGLRTSLAVLALVALTALFFARLIPTVPVGGPAAPRKDSDAPSAQAP, encoded by the coding sequence GTGGCTCGTACCGCTGAGCGCGCCACGGGAATCGTCCTGCTGACGCTCGCCTCGGGCCAGTTCGTCATGACGCTCGACAGCTCGGTCATGAACGTGTCGATCGCCCAGGTCGCGCAGGACGTGGGCACCACGGTCACGGGCATCCAGACCGCCATCACGCTCTACACGCTCGTCATGGCCACGCTCATGATCCCGGGCGGCAAGGTCGGCGGGCTGATCGGGCGCCGTCGGGCGTTCGTGCTCGGGTGCATCATCTACGCGTGCGGGTCCTTCACGACCGCCCTCGCGCCGAACCTCGGGGTGCTGATCCTCGGCTGGTCCGTGCTCGAGGGGATCGGCGCGGCGCTCATCATGCCCGCGATCGTCGCGCTCGTCGCCTCCAACTTCGCGGCCCCCGACCGGCCGCGCGCCTACGGGCTGGTCGCGTCCGCGGGGGCCATCGCGGTGGCCGCCGGGCCGCTCGTGGGCGGGCTCGTCACGACGTACTGGACGTGGCGCTACGTGTTCGTCGGCGAGGTCGTGATCGTCGCCGTGATCCTGCTGCTCACGCGCCGGATCGCCGACGCGCCGCTCGGGCCGCGGTTCCGGCTCGACCTGGTCGGCGCGGCGCTGTCCGCGGTCGGGCTCGGCATCGCGGTGTTCGGCGTGCTGCGCTCGGGCGAGTGGGGCTGGGTCCAGACCCGGCCGGGCGGGCCGTCGTGGCTCGGCCTGTCCCCGACCATCTGGCTGATCCTGGCCGGGATGCTGATCGTGCGACTGTTCTTCGCGTGGGAGCACCGCGTCGTCGCAGCGGGCAAGGAACCGCTCGTGCGGCCCGACATGCTGCGCAACGCCCAGCTCAACGGCGGGCTGACGATGTTCTTCTTCCAGTTCATGCTCCAGGCGGGGCTGTTCTTCACGGTCCCCCTGTACCTGTCGGTCGCCCTCGGGCTCTCCGCGCTGGACACCGGCATCCGGCTCCTGCCCCTGTCCGTGACGCTCCTGCTCGCGGCGGTGGGGATCCCCCGCTTCTTCCCGCGCGCCTCGCCCCGCACGGTCGTGCGGTGGGGCGTGGCAGCCCTGCTCGCCGGGATCGTGAGCCTGCTCGCCGGGCTCGAGGTCGGTGCCGGGCCCGAGGTCGTCACGGTCCCGCTCGCCCTCGCGGGGCTCGGGGTCGGGGCGCTGGCCTCGCAGCTCGGGGCCGTGACCGTCTCGGCCGTGCCCGACGAGGAGAGCGGCGACGTCGGCGGCCTGCAGAACACCCTGACCAACCTGGGGGCGTCGCTCGGGACGGCGCTCGCCGGGTCCGTCCTCATCGCGGGCCTCACGGCGACCTTCCTCACCGGGGTCGCGAACAACCCCGCGGTGCGGACCGAGATCGCCGCGACGGCCCAGGTCGAGCTCGCGGGCGGCGTCCCGTTCATCTCCGACGCGCAGGTCGAGGAGGCGCTCACGAGCGCAGGGCTCCCGCCCGAGGAGGTCACCGCCCTGACCGAGGAGAACGAGACCGCACGCATCACGGGCCTGCGGACGAGCCTCGCGGTGCTCGCCCTCGTGGCACTGACGGCGCTGTTCTTCGCGCGGCTGATCCCGACCGTGCCCGTGGGTGGCCCGGCAGCCCCGAGGAAGGACTCGGACGCCCCTTCGGCTCAGGCGCCCTGA